Genomic segment of Colletotrichum destructivum chromosome 5, complete sequence:
TTGGTGTCTTCTAATGCCCTGATCACAGCGGGGAACGGCTCCCGAACCTCACCAGAGAAGCTGAATCCTGGACTCACGACGTCAGGCGCGAGAACAGACGAAATCACGAAATTAGCAGAAGTGGTGACAAACCGAAGATGGCATCCACGACATGATCCGTCGACTTAAGAGCCGTCGGGAAATCGTCGACAAAGGGGACATCTAAATCCACTAGTTGCTGCGCCAGACGCTACGGGAGAAACACAAGATCAGCGAGACATTTCGACTCCACGGCAGGCCCCGAGAAGAGAATAGAAAGAAAAAcgagaaagggaaggggggagggggacttCTTTTCAACGACTGCAACCACTGATACACGCAACCGAAACGCTgtcctttttctcttctcggGAGAAGATTCATAGAGTTGCGCATTTGCATAGTATGGCGTGGGAAAGTCATAAAGCGAATTGTTTTAGCGTGGTATGGAAAACAAGAGGAagctcgaagacgaagaggcgTCTCCCGCTAGATGATGGTATATAATTGCGACGACTCTTCATGTACTACTGCTCAGGGCAAACGAACCGAGATAGACAAAATCAAATGAAACCTCACTCACTTGGTACAAATCGTGTTTGCTTCTCTTGGGGTAGTAGATCGTTGGCTTGTAACCGTAGTGACGAAGGTGCCGGGCGGCAACCAATCCGTCGCCCCCTTGAGTCTGGGTGAGCTTCACGGTCTAATTGGCGCGCGGGGCGACCAAAAACAACAACTCACCGTTGTTGCCAGGGCCGCAAGCGATCAGAACATTCACGCCTCGGCTGGGCGGGTGGACACGGTAGACTGCACAGAGCGTCAATTGATACTCTCCAAGAGCCGCCTGGATAAGTGGAGGAGCTACCAGCTTGGGAAACGGACAGACCGGCGAGCTCCATCAGCTGGTCAAGGGAAAACGCGCCGGTGCTCATCAggtccttgtcgagggccgcggccgccttCGCTCCGAGAGTCTGTTTGTTTCGCCCGCGCCGTCAGCATCGTTGAAACCCCCGTCTGGGGTCTCTAGTCCTCGGCGACAACTCACTCTCAGGGACATATTGGGGTACTCTGTTCAACAAACTTCTTAACAGTAAAGGCGGGTTTGCTCTTCGAGAGGTGACGTTGAAGTTGAGAGCTAAGGTCTGCCGGGCATAGGTCAGGGAAGAGAGTGGATGAAGACGGAAGGGCCGTGCGACGGGCTGACATCACTCCGTACCGCACCGCACCGGTCAGCGACGAACCACGGCGGTTCGGTTGTCACCGAAACTGTATCCACACAGTGCATTGCATGGCCATCCGTTTGCTGACAGCTACTGTGCCATCAAGGTTGTTTCCCCTCCCTTGCTCTTTGCATCCATCTAGAGGTCTTATGACTACGCTTACCCCACCATTCTGTGCACTGTGCACACATAAACATCATCGTTACATAACAAGAGACAAGACTTCAGATTGAGGACGGTATGCATACAGTAGATACTTCTGCTGGAATTGTTTTTACCTTGATATTTCCCAACATATCAACTCGTTTCGTCATCGCACAGCATTTTCAAACGACTTGCGAGCGAGATATCAAGCTGTAAAGGGCTCGAAGAGCAGTGAGATGCAACCAGCTTTGTAGCACTGTGTTCGATCTTTGAATCCTCCCATTCAAATCATCTCCCACAGCATTTATCTACTGCTTCTAATAAATTGACACTGAGAGCCAGTCGTGGCGGAAGGATGCACACAGATGAATAGCACGAATAACCCTTTTTATCCCTCTTAGATACTCTGCTCTAGATAAACCGAATTGCCCTCTAACAGGAGCGTATGATAGGCCAGTTAGTTTTTGTGTAAATTACCAAGAGGATATATTCCCACAAGGCCAGCACGACCTGATGTAGCTACTGGAACTTAATTCAGCCAATAGAGCTACCTTAGAAGTTTAGCTAGCTAGCTTTCACCCCTTCATACCAATATGCTGGTACACACTCTAATGGTTTACGGATTAACCGTTAACCTTTTATCTACCTTCACTGG
This window contains:
- a CDS encoding Putative YjeF domain-containing protein NAXE, with amino-acid sequence MSLRTLGAKAAAALDKDLMSTGAFSLDQLMELAGLSVSQAVYRVHPPSRGVNVLIACGPGNNGGDGLVAARHLRHYGYKPTIYYPKRSKHDLYQRLAQQLVDLDVPFVDDFPTALKSTDHVVDAIFGFSFSGEVREPFPAVIRALEDTKLPVTSVDAPSSWNIEDGPPSSGPGSSFQPAVLVSLTAPKPLVKHFKGRHFIGGRFVSPGIAKKYNIDIPQYEGIDQVVEVDIKGQKL